In the genome of Paenibacillus pabuli, one region contains:
- a CDS encoding ANL family adenylate-forming protein, whose amino-acid sequence MNIHFLLERFAVYEDRPAFIWRDEQYSYSWLLEQVNTLSQWISREGLDGKIVVLEENYSPYAAAALIALLERNCIVIPLDRHLVEAKRNEYTTLAQAEWCMSVGEGEAMARPCSVQGSRSPILAGLILEKKAGLVIFSSGSTGRSKAAVHSGDRLLDGFRRQVRPLCTIPFMMFDHIGGLNTMLQSLSSGGCLCVIPDRSPLEVCKTIEKHRVQALPVSPTFMNLLLLSGVYQEFDLSSLEVVSYGSEVMPETLLAAWNRQFPHVRTVQAYGMSELGILPTRSKDSGSLLFTVRDGEVQYRIVDGLLEIQTQTAMIGYLNAPSPFTEDGWLQTGDEAEMEDGYIRILGRRSEIINVGGRKVYPAEVESVLEQMKVIETAVVTGEPSGITGEMVKATVRLTGQQSLAELRRQIWDFCQDKLPPYKIPQKIVVTHEALTSPRMKKIRYSGPTFDVQNEVAASMEDLEGTTDE is encoded by the coding sequence ATGAATATCCATTTTCTTCTGGAACGGTTCGCTGTGTATGAGGATCGCCCTGCATTTATTTGGAGGGACGAGCAGTATAGTTATAGTTGGTTATTGGAACAGGTGAACACCCTTAGCCAGTGGATCTCGAGAGAAGGGCTTGACGGGAAGATCGTTGTGCTTGAAGAAAATTATTCTCCTTATGCGGCAGCGGCATTGATTGCTCTTCTGGAACGAAATTGTATTGTGATTCCGCTGGATCGACACTTGGTTGAGGCCAAACGGAATGAGTATACAACGCTCGCTCAGGCAGAGTGGTGCATGAGTGTTGGGGAAGGGGAAGCGATGGCCAGACCCTGTTCCGTACAAGGCAGTCGATCCCCGATATTGGCAGGACTGATTCTGGAAAAGAAAGCAGGTCTGGTGATCTTCTCATCCGGATCGACAGGACGAAGCAAAGCTGCTGTTCACAGCGGGGATAGACTGTTGGATGGGTTCAGGCGGCAAGTCCGGCCGCTCTGTACGATCCCTTTCATGATGTTTGACCATATTGGTGGCTTAAACACAATGCTGCAGTCCCTCTCCAGCGGCGGCTGTTTATGTGTCATACCGGATCGCTCGCCCCTGGAAGTATGCAAAACCATTGAAAAGCACCGTGTTCAGGCATTGCCAGTCTCACCAACGTTTATGAACCTACTGCTCCTTAGCGGAGTCTATCAGGAGTTCGATCTATCCAGTCTCGAAGTGGTTTCCTATGGATCTGAGGTTATGCCAGAGACGCTGCTTGCAGCATGGAATCGTCAGTTTCCGCATGTACGTACAGTGCAAGCTTACGGCATGTCGGAGCTTGGCATTCTGCCGACACGTTCCAAAGATTCGGGTTCCTTGCTATTCACGGTTCGGGACGGGGAAGTCCAATATCGGATTGTAGACGGCTTGCTTGAGATCCAGACGCAAACAGCCATGATCGGATATCTGAATGCACCATCTCCATTCACGGAAGATGGCTGGCTCCAGACCGGGGATGAAGCGGAGATGGAAGATGGTTACATTCGTATCCTGGGCCGTCGCTCCGAAATCATTAATGTAGGTGGGCGTAAGGTATATCCCGCGGAAGTGGAAAGTGTCCTGGAGCAAATGAAAGTCATTGAGACGGCTGTAGTGACCGGGGAACCGAGTGGAATTACGGGGGAGATGGTCAAGGCCACGGTCAGACTTACAGGGCAGCAATCTCTTGCGGAGCTGCGCAGACAGATTTGGGACTTTTGCCAAGACAAGCTGCCTCCATACAAAATTCCACAAAAAATCGTTGTTACTCACGAAGCTTTAACAAGTCCAAGAATGAAAAAAATAAGATATTCCGGTCCAACTTTCGATGTTCAGAATGAGGTTGCGGCAAGCATGGAGGATTTGGAAGGAACGACAGATGAATGA